From Vespula vulgaris chromosome 11, iyVesVulg1.1, whole genome shotgun sequence, the proteins below share one genomic window:
- the LOC127067431 gene encoding histone-lysine N-methyltransferase ash1 isoform X2 — protein sequence MSGDSGWSAVIHHPSELELQNWNWEENDGEQERELPSTVDMDAIKGGGSWDPANGTNGTDSIDSEEDSDSDEESSGGTEGSCSYSDSNSESDDESSGEEEEGEDTGSNSDCTSEHSEQTFSIQETNFESGALKLKITMKGPKKEDIDKSKYDKNRRNMTKKIKATSRGVKSSECSSDDSDSSASQNFQHTQQAIVQQSQQQQQQQQQQQQQQQQQQQQQQQQQQQQQQQQHQQQHQPLQEINQEDLAAILPDQEHEDAPFDGFEDSESGRLVSKAIERMSLGADSDTSENGDQNPIPVYSSTLLQQFVEKTALLSEPRKRRSKLGKKLNDTEYPCVSNVSPDSGIQSVDNSPLHLAISPVSPPVPTQSPVQPIVPKPAVNVDRVLYPPKRKPGRPAKTVSTQPRGPGRPRLKPEVAEKIEKVEKHEKKSTQLQQKVVKKEVTPGKRGKVKPLPKSTTAQQDTSVIKKVKDKKPFPNKRSNTVKVLQEKASKKNEKASPARVKCLSRTVTNKAMRETTQCDSKAYKKVKQEKPNASNKGMIPVTRQKQSSCERNASEQKTLHPNKRSSKENRNNASTTRKQSSLKKPVPQAATRRVLKENKCNKKSNSTFETNGVGVQTLISLPIGEVLKTENVNNVSNKCDKATQPIHTHCHKHHHHKHRRRLLMPPKNPIRIDPCIIQELEKLIEEFTRSCSLGRNNNNSNHTELPQIFRVKKLTKKRKGDVSSNDEQKLKRRLKKEKVLLNSDSKSNTNTSTNSNPNEQRLPLKKRHYHVSSPHSSQSSNASCTDTNPNESNSTESHIEEAIEATINRYGGSSASSVHDENVVITPKKRLRDSENAVPEKQGNNSGESLEDKPLNQLEVQPRRKKKIVKDLRVTVTKLSSENHGLLEKIDKSEKSTNEKSLKNHVDKSSKSDKVVAEKIVKADKNQADKVEKIDSSIDNDHLEKQIKVDTEENITENGEAQEGGLEKKIKQDNALNVPNPVNPSAALLLTKKKMRRRKTINRTGFPTLKKKKKKTFKNNETTMMKKGTVVPESNAMPKDQDCTEGDVQESKVDSKVPLSNDKISDDVTIEDDVKVKSGNNVKSQSHVEVKDFEDSNSGRNMTSSHSGSDEILDSCPGQLRVRKDLVESDSSTPSDKIYPVKFEKLQDCRIYDENASLEESLERYTQNQRIAELNEENLKKLERANAHANVKMELSSCFNNNHKKRRGSASPCNLTLRNAKRLRGAGYDTESDALPGSDVTSDEHETGKQSSIPHTRKKQSRWKKRYLQAGIFSEYAKEDDSKKISNTESNSGKNKLLCDTNDHSSALLPASYQCGKLLRQRKMPFQLPYDLWWLHTHSRLPGRDLVPSWNYKKIRTNVYYDVKPTTLYEAQACECKPESGCGDDCINRMVFSECSPQFCPCGEKCENQRIQKHDWAPGLQRFMTEDKGWGVRTQQSIKSGDFILEYVGEVVSEREFKSRMATRYANDTHHYCLHLDGGLVIDGHRMGGDGRFVNHSCEPNCEMQKWSVHGLPRMALFASRDIKPGEELTYDYNFALFNPSEGQQCRCGSSACRGVIGGKSQRVPRTITSIPSQLEPAERRSVGRPRKNVRKSNTVQSTNSKGICKSRKVGDSSLVNAPMLKPMSHQQRCFAQQHHCFLLRNLEKVRRLKSSINQVQVQNGKTKCSSTHNIKEKNSGDSKTQSDAFFSQLTALTNTNARTVRTRRLAQAQDDPEVHKTAKLAKVLKDLYSIVANANDENGQLLCTPFVNLPAKRKLPDYYEKIPDPIDLNTIDQCIGTGHYKTAEQFDQDMIRLFDNNVRFFGRTSEVGIAAARLRKLYLGSKPDFVEAITEATGSPPSQGFLPPRGSTAGEEDVIRCICGLHRDEGLMIQCERCLVWQHCDCVKADTSIESYLCERCQPRPVDLEIPLEGEEEEEGKKHYVTLLRGDLQLRQGDTVYVLRDTPEKHTYKTIQKPDYEQMDIFRIERLWKNTEGERFVFGHHYLRPHETYHEPTRKFYENEVVCAPLYEAVPCDLVAERCWVLDPHTYCKGRPVGSTPEHTYVCEYRVDRAARLFTKVARARHQVCTKPYAFETFPQRIKHYRTYLPHSLDGINVGSKINKDKKKNNQDADSHHKTESTDNTKANNKDKPSNSKTRRRSSEIITITPTVTSYAQREEQRKRLNSILINLLQKMPNKKDPLDLSFLLERNRRNRKRPIGLNP from the exons ATGTCTGGTGATTCAGGATGGAGTGCTGTTATCCATCATCCTTCAGAATTAGAATTACAGAATTGGAATTGGGAAGAAAACGATGGAGAACAGGAGAGAGAACTTCCTTCGACGGTTGATATGGATGCCATAAAAGGTGGAGGTAGCTGGGATCCTGCTAATGGAACTAATG GAACTGACTCGATTGATTCCGAAGAAGATTCTGATTCCGACGAGGAAAGTTCTGGCGGAACCGAGGGTAGCTGTTCTTATTCAGATTCAAATTCAGAATCCGACGACGAAAGTAgcggagaggaagaagaaggggaagacACGGGATCTAATTCAGATTGTACATCTGAACATAGCGAGCAAACATTTTCGATCcaagaaacaaattttgaaTCG GGAGCGCTTAAACTAAAGATCACCATGAAGGGTccgaaaaaggaagatatcgataaaagtaaatatgataaaaatcgaagaaatatgACGAAAAAGATCAAAGCGACGAGTCGTGGAGTAAAA TCTTCAGAATGCAGCAGCGATGACTCCGATTCGTCGGCAAGTCAGAATTTTCAACACACGCAGCAAGCGATCGTTCAACAAtcgcagcagcagcagcagcagcagcagcagcagcagcagcagcaacagcagcagcagcaacagcagcagcaacagcagcagcagcagcagcaacagcagcatcaGCAGCAGCATCAGCCGCttcaagaaataaatcaagaaGATTTGGCAGCTATTTTACCGGATCAAGAACACGAAGATGCCCCGTTCGATGGATTCGAGGACTCGGAAAGTGGTCGTTTAGTATCAAAAGCTATCGAACGTATGTCGTTAGGAGCAGACTCGGACACTAGTGAAAACGGTGATCAAAATCCTATACCTGTATATAGTTCTACGCTTTTACAACAATTCGTTGAAAAAACGGCACTTTTGTCAGAGCCTCGAAAAAGACGTAGCAAATTGGGGAAGAAACTCAATGATACGGAATATCCTTGCGTATCAAACGTTTCACCGGATTCAGGCATTCAGTCCGTAGATAATAGTCCTTTGCATTTAGCGATTAGCCCTGTTAGCCCGCCAGTTCCCACGCAATCGCCTGTACAGCCTATCGTACCGAAACCAGCTGTCAACGTGGATAGAGTATTGTATCCGCCTAAGAGAAAACCGGGTAGGCCTGCAAAGACCGTGTCCACACAACCCCGTGGCCCGGGAAGGCCCAGATTAAAGCCAGAAGTCGccgagaaaatagagaaagtcGAGAAacacgagaaaaaaagtactCAGTTGCAGCAGAAGGTTGTCAAGAAGGAAGTAACTCcgggaaagagaggaaaggtcAAGCCCTTGCCAAAATCAACGACAGCTCAACAGGACACGTCTGTGATCAAAAAAGTCAAAGATAAAAAGCCTTTCCCGAATAAACGGTCTAATACAGTGAAAGTTTTACAGGAGAAAGCTagtaagaaaaacgaaaaagcaTCGCCAGCTAGAGTCAAGTGCCTAAGCAGAACGGTAACGAACAAAGCTATGCGAGAAACGACACAATGCGATAGCAAAGCTTATAAGAAGGTGAAACAAGAGAAACCTAATGCGTCTAACAAAGGCATGATCCCGGTAACGCGTCAGAAACAATCTTCTTGCGAGCGTAACGCGAGCGAACAGAAAACTTTGCATCCCAATAAAAGAAGCTCcaaggaaaatagaaacaacgcGAGTACAACGAGAAAGCAAAGCTCGTTGAAGAAACCCGTTCCGCAAGCTGCTACGCGGCGcgttttaaaagaaaacaaatgtaaCAAAAAGAGTAATTCGACGTTCGAAACCAATGGAGTTGGTGTCCAAACGTTGATATCCCTACCTATCGGAGAAGTATTGAAGAcggaaaatgtaaataatgtatCTAACAAGTGCGACAAAGCGACGCAACCGATACACACTCATTGTCACAAGCACCACCATCATAAACATCGCCGGCGATTGTTGATGCCACCGAAAAATCCAATTCGTATCGACCCATGTATCATACAGGAATTAGAAAAGCTAATCGAGGAGTTCACTAGATCTTGTAGTTTAGGcagaaataacaataattctaATCACACGGAGTTACCACAAATCTTTCGAGTGAAAAAGCtcacgaagaaaaggaaaggtgACGTTAGCTCGAACGACGAACAGAAGTTGAAAAGACGcttgaagaaggaaaaagtacTTTTGAACTCGGACTCAAAGAGCAATACAAACACGAGTACAAATTCTAATCCAAATGAACAAAGATtgccattaaaaaaaaggcaTTATCACGTGTCTAGTCCGCATAGCTCCCAGAGTTCAAATGCTAGTTGTACCGATACTAATCCGAATGAATCCAATTCGACCGAAAGCCATATAGAGGAAGCAATCGAAGCTACTATAAATAGGTATGGCGGCAGCTCGGCGTCTTCTGTTCATGACGAAAATGTCGTAATTACGCCCAAAAAGAGACTTAGAGATAGTGAAAATGCAGTACCTGAAAAGCAAGGAAACAATTCTGGTGAATCTCTAGAAGATAAACCGTTAAATCAATTGGAAGTACAAcctcgaagaaagaagaagattgtAAAAGATCTCAGAGTCACGGTTACGAAGTTGTCGTCCGAAAATCACGGGTTATTGGAGAAAATTGACAAATCTGAGAAATCTACGAACGAGAAAAGCTTGAAAAATCATGTAGACAAATCGAGCAAGTCGGACAAAGTAGTGgcagaaaaaattgtaaaagctGATAAAAACCAAGCGGATAAAGTGGAAAAAATTgattcgtcgatcgataaCGACCActtagaaaaacaaataaaagttgATACGGAGGAAAATATAACTGAGAATGGTGAGGCGCAAGAGGGTGGgcttgaaaaaaagattaaacaaGACAACGCATTGAACGTTCCAAATCCGGTAAATCCTTCTGCGGCGTTGCTTCTTACCAAGAAAAAAATGCGAAGGCGCAAGACCATCAATCGTACAGGTTTTCCGacgttaaagaagaagaaaaagaaaacatttaagAATAATGAAACGACTATGATGAAAAAGGGAACTGTTGTACCCGAAAGTAATGCGATGCCTAAGGATCAAGATTGTACGGAAGGAGATGTGCAAGAAAGTAAGGTGGATAGTAAAGTACCTCTGTCAAATGACAAAATTTCGGATGATGTTACGATTGAGGATGACGTCAAGGTCAAAAGTGGAAATAATGTTAAATCACAGAGTCACGTAGAGGTCAAAGATTTCGAGGATTCTAATTCAGGACGCAATATGACATCCAGTCATAGCGGTTCTGATGAGATATTAGACTCTTGTCCGGGACAATTGAGAGTACGTAAAGACCTCGTTGAATCCGACAGTAGTACTCCTTCCGATAAGATATATCCGGTCAAGTTTGAAAAACTTCAAGATTGTAGAATTTATGACGAGAATGCGTCGTTGGAAGAATCTCTTGAAAGATATACTCAGAATCAAAGAATAGCAGAACtcaatgaagaaaatttaaaaaagttagAACGTGCAAATGCTCATGCTAATGTAAAGATGGAGTTATCTAGTTGtttcaataataatcataagaagagaagaggatcAGCTAGTCCATGTAATTTAACATTGAGGAATGCGAAACGTCTACGAGGCGCGGGCTATGATACCGAAAGCGATGCTCTTCCTGGCAGTGATGTAACTAGCGATGAGCATGAAACCGGGAAACAATCGAGTATACCGCACACCAGAAAGAAACAATCTAGATGGAAAAAACGCTATTTGCAGGCAGGCATTTTTTCCGAATACGCCAAGGAAGATGATTCCAAGAAGATCTCAAATACTGAGTCTAATTCTGggaagaataaattattatgtgaTACGAATGATCATTCATCTGCTTTACTACCTGCCTCGTATCAATGTGGTAAACTTTTACGTCAACGAAAAATGCCATTTCAATTGCCATATGATTTATGGTGGTTACATACTCATTCAAGACTACCAGGTAGAGATTTAGTGCCATCTTGGAATTACAA GAAAATTAGAACGAATGTTTATTACGATGTCAAACCAACAACTTTATACGAGGCACAAGCCTGTGAGTGTAAACCAGAAAGTGGTTGTGGCGACGATTGCATTAATCGTATGGTATTTAGCGAATGTTCACCGCAATTCTGTCCTTGTGGCGAGAAATGTGAAAATCAAAGAATTCAAAAACACGACTGGGCACCAGGACTGCAGAGGTTTATGACCGAAGACAAAGGTTGGGGTGTGAGAACCCAACAGTCCATTAAATCGGGAGACTTTATTCTGGAATATGTCGGTGAAGTCGTTTCGGAACGAGAATTTAAATCCAGGATGGCGACTAG ATACGCCAATGATACACATCATTATTGTTTACATTTGGACGGAGGTTTGGTAATCGATGGTCACCGTATGGGTGGCGATGGGAGGTTTGTTAATCATTCGTGCGAACCTAATTGTGAGATGCAAAAATGGAGTGTACATGGATTACCGCGAATGGCTTTATTTGCGTCCAGAGATATAAAACCTGGGGAAGAACTAACATATGATTATAACTTTGCTCTTTTTAATCCGTCGGAAGGTCAGCAATGTAGATGCGGTAGTAGCGCGTGTAGAGGAGTTATAG gTGGGAAAAGTCAAAGGGTGCCAAGAACTATTACCTCGATTCCTTCTCAATTAGAACCTGCGGAGAGAAGATCAGTGGGTAGACCCCGTAAAAATGTTCGTAAATCCAACACGGTGCAATCTACTAATTCTAAGGGAATTTGCAAATCGCGTAAAGTAGGCGATTCTAGTCTCGTTAATGCACCTATGCTGAAACCTATGTCGCATCAACAACGTTGTTTCGCCCAACAACATCATTGCTTCCTGTTAAGAAACTTGGAGAAAGTAAGACGACTTAAATCTTCGATTAATCAAGTGCAAGTACAAAATGGTAAAACAAAATGTAGTAGTACGCataatataaaggaaaaaaattctgGCGATTCGAAGACGCAATCGGACGCATTCTTTTCTCAATTAACGGCATTAACGAATACCAATGCAAGAACCGTACGTACGCGAAGACTTGCACAAGCGCAGGATGATCCAGAAGTGCATAAGACTGCCAAGTTAGCCAAg gtgCTAAAAGATTTATACTCTATAGTAGCGAACGCTAATGATGAAAATGGCCAATTATTGTGCACGCCATTTGTGAATTTACCtgctaaaagaaaattgcctgattattacgaaaaaatacCAGATCCTATAGATTTGAATACTATAGATCAATGTATCGGCACTGGTCATTATAAAACCGCAGAACAATTTGATCAAGATATGATCAGACTTTTTGATAACAATGTCAGGTTCTTTGGAAGAACGTCCGAAGTTGGAATCGCGGCAGCAAGacttagaaaattatatttgggAAGTAAACCTGATTTTGTAGAAGCTATCACGGAAGCAACGGGTTCGCCTCCGTCTCAAGGATTCTTACCTCCGCGAGGATCTACCGCTGGAGAAGAAGATGTCATTAGATGTATATGTGGACTGCATAG gGACGAAGGCCTAATGATTCAATGCGAGCGTTGTCTCGTTTGGCAACATTGCGATTGTGTCAAAGCTGATACAAGCATTGAATCTTATTTGTGCGAAAGATGTCAGCCAAGACCGGTTGATCTAGAGATACCATTGGAAGgtgaggaggaagaagaaggcaAGAAACATTACGTAACGTTATTGCGAGGAGATCTACAACTTAGACAAGGGGACACAGTATATGTATTAAGAGATACACCTgaaaaacatacatataaaactaTTCAAAAGCCAGATTACGAACAGATGGATATTTTTAGAATTGAACGACTTTGGAAAAATACCGA GGGAGAAAGGTTTGTGTTTGGTCATCATTATTTAAGACCTCATGAAACTTATCATGAACCAACTCGAAAGTTTTATGAAAATGAAGTAGTATGCGCTCCGTTGTACGAAGCAGTTCCATGTGATCTTGTTGCCGAACGTTGTTGGGTCCTTGATCCACATACTTATTGTAAAG GCCGACCAGTCGGATCTACACCAGAACATACTTATGTTTGTGAGTATCGCGTTGATCGTGCTGCACGTCTATTTACGAAAGTCGCAAGAGCCAGGCATCAAGTGTGCACGAAACCTTATGCATTTGAAACATTTCCACAACGGATCAAACATTATCGCACATACTTG CCTCACAGTCTCGATGGTATTAACGTTGGAAgtaaaattaacaaagataagaaaaagaataatcaagATGCAGATAGTCATCACAAAACAGAATCAACCGACAATACAAAAGCAAATAATAAGGATAAACCGTCTAATAGCAAGACTAGACGGAGATCCAGTGAAATTATAACAATCACGCCAACCGTTACGTCTTATGCTCAG AGagaagaacagagaaagagactgaATAGCATTCTGATCAATTTGTTGCAAAAAATGCCAAACAAGAAAGATCCATTGGATTTATCCTTCCTTTTGGAAAGGAACAGACGAAATCGTAAAAGACCAATCGGACTCAATCCGTGA